The sequence TCCAGAACTTATAAGaattttataatatgaaaaaggtagtctacaataatattaaaagCTATTGTTGAAGAATTTACCTTGAACTGTTTGTTGTACCTATCGATAAActcattttctaaataaattttgatggcCTCATAAAAAATCACGAATAGCtacttaattttaatgattttaagagAAAAGCTGTGTGTTCGTATATAAATTATTGTGTTTTCACGGTTCATAAAAAGTGTTACAACCGGAAAAATgataggttgaactagagcctcattgTGTGGGTTAGTGTGACCTTAAGTTGATGCATAGGCTGTTTTATAAATTATTGGCCAAGGAAGAGGCCTTGGGTGCAAGCAAGGTCCTAaactagaaaaataaagtgGAGGAAGCCTTGTTCTTTGAGGTGCTGTTTGGCGATGGGAGTGCTTGATCGCCAAAAGTTTTGCCAGCCGCCCTTGTTTCCTTGTGATCGTCTAGTTTGATGTCCCATTGGCCTAGATTCTAGAAGAAAAGGCGAGCTAAGTCATAGCTCGCCAAGTAGGTTGGTATATCGCCCATTGGTCCTCTTGATAGCCTAATGATTCTGCCCAATTAGTGACCTTACTGGAATTTAGGGTGAGCTAAAGATGTACTTGGCGAGTCATCTAGTGCCCTTGGTGAGCCTAATGGTCGAAAGGTCATGTTTCGATGAGCAAGGGCTGaaatttaaagttgaaactttAAGGGACCTTAGTTCTTTTCCCAAGTTGAGTCGTAATAATTTTATTCCTTTGCTAGAAACTATATAACTTTAAAGACTTGAAATTCCTTCAAATAAGTCACTTTTTAACAAACCCAATTCAAATCCAAAGAATATCTTCCCtccaatatttctctctctaaactcAATGAAGAAAAGGAAACCATTGGAGCTAGGGTTGTAGATTCTCAAGATTCTTCCCCAAATTTCTTGGAGATTCTTACTCAAGGTATAGAAATTTTCATCCTTGTTTAGTTATCACCTATGGATTCCTCTCAAAAGCTTTAGTTCAATTCTGGAAATCGTGTATAGCTAGGGTTTCAACTCAACCCCATGGATTCCTaaagttgttttaaaatattaaattatgtttattattgatGATTCTAGTAATTTTAGATGATCTTAACTTGAATTCCAATGGATCCATGATTTTTCCATAATCCTAGCTTTGACTCTTCTCTACATTATGAATGTTATTAGAAGTTGATTTAATTGATTGAATGTGAGTTGGTTTTGATGTAATTACATGACTTAAGTATAATTCGACATGCATTCTTAATTAACCTACGGTTGAAAGGTGAAAGTTATATAGCCTAGGTTTATGTCATTAAAGAGACAAATTGAGGGATTAGATGTGAACTCCTATGATTGATGATCTTCTTGACGAGTAACCTTAGACTAGATCACCTATTCATGAATTTCTTATGATTGAATCTTTCTGACAAGAACCAACTTTGTTAGGTCTTATATGATGAACCATGGATAATTATTGAAATTTGGGTTACTTAATGTTGTATGACGATAATTTAGTAAGAATGTAGCATGTGGTTTGTTTACCTtgaagatttatatatatatatatatatatatatatatatatatgatgatccaCTTGAAAGATGGAGGTGTTTATCTATTATGTATGGTGGAGGTGTTCAGTTATAGTGTATGAATAATTGATCCACTTGAAAGGTGGAGGTGTGTACTTATGTTGTATGTAGAATTGTATATGGTACTATTGTGGAAGGATTATACCCACATGACctttaatatgattatatgacCATACTCATTCAATGAATGAGCTTTTTTAATTTCGATTATGTGCATGTCTAGTATAGTGAATGTGGATGCATTGATTTACATGGTCTATAAATCGTTGAATGCAAtgcattataataataatatgcaaATGATTATGAATACTTTTAGAGGAAGGTATTTACGATGAtaatgttgtttttgttgttctgTCATTGTAAGGGCAACTACAGACACTCTATGAGTAAACATGATTGTGGTGTATCTATGGTGTCAATCGAAAGTATAGTTCTCATATGGACCATTGCACATTATTATGTATGAATGTACATGTATATGATGGCATTTTATTGATTTAGAGGTTATTCTCATGAAAACACTATGAATGTATGTGAAAGCATTTCTCACATGTATATAATGATTCGAAggatgaaaggtagttctcaccTTATTGAATCAATGAGCGATGTTAAGAGTAGTGTTCAATGAAGGGAAAAGTACTCCTTCACATATGTAAATGCAATTCACACTATGTATATGTTTGGGAATAATTCTTAGCACCGAGCGGATATTAAAAACAAGGTAGTGTCCTTCCACTAATAGAATAGGTCGGGTCTTCTACATATGCTCTGTTGAGATGGAAACTCTCCTGCTAATACAATAAGTCAGGTTTATAAAAGCAATATTCCTATCCCATAACAATGTGCCAACATAGGTCTATAGTTAGAGGATCCACCTAAAAGCTAAATATGTTAGTTCTACCTTATGCAAGAAGAACGCCTTCTTTCGATATAGGGTtatatgacaccgaattccatgtagatcacatggtctatgtcggttaagactaTATTATCTCAAATGAAAAAGGGcatgaattatgaataagaaaGTGAGTTATGTGCTATGTTTCCTCAAAAGGGTTTACTTATCATGAGTGATAGTATGGGATGCCATTTTAGTATGAGGGCTTATGAGTTAATGCATGCTCCAATTGGCTTAGACTTATGATTGACTTTCCTTGACATGAGATAGTGATTGTGTATGTATCTTTACTATGTCTATGAACTATGGATGAGACAAATGTATGGTAAGTATGAGTATGGTTATCCAAAGGTGGTACTTAGTGTAGATAGGGCAATGGGGCTTTATCTACACATGGTTCAAGTGAAACCTACGGTTACTTATATGGTTATTCTATTATGTCTTATGATGATTGATATTTACATTATGCTGATTGGAGACTATTGTGACGTCCCGCCATTCATCCAGGCAGAACGCCACCAGTCTAGGCGGTTAGCAGCAGGCGCCAAAGGACAGGCAGTCCAAACTGGCCAGCAAGGGCAGGCGTTCAAGCAGGCAGCCGTTACGGCTGTTTCAGCTGTTTCAGCTGTTACGGCAGTTACAGCCGTTACAGCTGTTACAGCAGGTGAAGAGGCAGCAGTTTCAAGCCTTGGAGAGGCTTGTTCAAGGCCTCTAGGCGTTGGGGCAGACTAGGAGCATCTAGGAGTCCATTTTGGAAGACTTAGAAGCATGTCTTGTAGGCATAGACATAGGAACTTGTATAGGGTAGCATTTATTTACTCTTAGGCATTAGAGTAGTAAAAATAGtagttcatttttacttgtaaAGCATCATATAATTTCAGCAAGTAATAGAAGTTCCTTCTTCCAAAATTCTGTCttacttcttattttcttaGCGATCCGAGTGAGAGGCTTACTTGAGTTTGTAAGAACGTGCAAGAATCGTGAGTAAACCgtcaagtgccgcacggagtATTGTCCGAATCAAAAAGTCCGTGacagttggtatcagagcaggttcATCGTAAGAAAATGACGAACGAAGGACACAGTAGCGGCAACACCCCCGTCGTCCGCCAGGATGGTgggaagaagaacaagaagggGAAGAACAAGCAGAAGGGTAATGAACCCAATCTACCCATTCCGCCACCAGGCGATCTTCCACCAAGCGATCCTCCACCAAGTGATCCTACACCAAGCGATGGACGAACTTCTCTCCCACCCGCTATTGTCGATGGAAGTGACGACGACAACGGCGAATATGTTGTAGACGTTACTATTGGACATGAATGGATTGCCAGCGTTGAGATGGCAAGGCAAGCGGTTGAGATTTTAGGCCAGCGCTTGAATGGATTGGACAGGAGCTTCAAAGACCTTGAAGAGCACGCTCTTGAGGAAGTTGAAGACATCCGGAAGGAGTTGGAGGTACGCAAGCGGACTGAATTAGCGATGAAGGAAACCATTACTTCCTTGGAGTTCAGATTCTTGGACGCCCTTGGGACGATTGAGACGCTGAAGAACAAGGTAGAGACTCTCGAAGAAGAGAGGGAGGTTGGTGCATCAACATCACTTGGCCAGGAAAGGGAGACCAGAGTCGAGGTTCCCAAGCCACCAATATTCAAAGGTGTCCGCGACGCCTTAGAGGTGGGAAATTTCCTATGGCACTTGGAGAATTATTTCAAGTGTAATCGGCTCAGGAGCGATGTAAACAAGATCAACACTGCCGTGTTGTATCTTTCCGACGTAGCCATGTTATGGTGGAAACGCAAAGATGCCGAGATTGAGAGGGGCACAGGCACCATCAACACATGGGAACAATTCCTTGAGGAATTCAAGAAAGCTTTCTTCCCCAATAATGCTGTTTATGAAATGAAACGCAAACTCCGGGAGTTGAAGCAGACGGGAAGTATTAGGGCATATGTGAAAGAGTTCACAATCTTGACCCTTCAAATTCCCCAACTCACGGAAGATGACATGTTGTTCACCTTCATGGACGGGCTGCAGAATTGGGCGAGGACCGAGTTGGAGCGGCGTCAAGTAAAAACCATTGATGAAGCCATCACTCAAGCCGAGACCTTGACAGATTTCAAACATGATCGTTTGGACAAGGCGAAGGGCAAGGAGGCAAGGGGCAGTCAAGCTAAAGGCGGGGGAGATCGTGGCCAAGGCAGAGAATTGTCGGCACAACCCAAACAACATGACACGCCCAAACCGGATGGCAGACGGTTTGAACGCCAGAAGTACTCGGAGAAGCGGACGCAGTCCAGCAAAGGAGACGGGTGCTACATATGTGGCGGACCACACGGTTACGCCAGGTGCCCAGAGATGAAGAGCCTTGGTGCCATCGTCCATGAGCGGAAGGAAAAGGAGGCACAAGACAAGGCAAAACCGGCAGACACCACTCAGTTGGGCATGGTTGGGATATGTGGAGCCATAGCCAAGCAGGCCGACAAGCCAGGAGATTTCAGTACGCAGTACGTGGACATCTCCATCAATGGGCAACAATTTCGGGCCATGGTGGATTCCGGGGCTGAAGCCAACATCATGACCAAAGCGGCGGAAGAGAAATTGGGACTAAAAATTGTTCCAAGCAACAATCGCCTCAAGACGGTCAACGCCCCACCAACTCCCGTATGTGGAGTCGCTCATGGGGTCAGCATCACTTTAGGACGGTggaaaggtaaaacgaattttACAGTAGCTCCTTTGTACATATGCGATGTTATTCTTGGACAGGAATTCTTTCAGCGTTGCCACACGATGATTGATCCCTACCTTCAACAACTCATGGTGATAGAAGGGGAAGGGTCTTGTATGGTGCCTCTTGTTAAGGTGCCAAAGAAAGATGGATATGCCCAATTATCGGCCATGCAGATTGTGAAGGGCCTGAAGAAAGGAGCACCAACCTTCTTAGCCACCATTGCAAGTTCGGGTGAAGACCATGGTGCTATGGAGCCATTGCCACCTATCATAGAAACTGTTTTGGAGGAAAACAGTGATGTGATGCTGGAGGAGCTGCCGAAAACTCTACCTCCAAGGCGTGAGGTAGACCACATGATCGAGTTGGAGGCGGGAGCCAAGCCACCTGAGCTTGCACTTATCGCATGGCTCCGCCTGAATTGGAGGAACTGAGGAAGCAGTTGAAAGAGCTCCTCGAAGCAGGTCACATTCGTCCATCCAAGGCACCCTATGGGGCGCCGGTGCTGTTCCAGAAGAAGAAGGACGGGTCGATGCGTCTATGCATTGATTGCAGGGCGCTCAACAAGATCACAATCAGGAACAAGTATCCAATCCCGCTGATCGCAGATTTGTTTGACCGTCTTGGAGAGGCCAAGTACTTCACAAAGATGGATCTCCGGAAAGGCTACTATCAAGTGCGCATCGCAGAGGGGGATGAACCAAAGACAACATGTGTAACCAGGTACAGAGCATTCGAACGGTTGGTGATGCCCTTCGGCTTAACCAACACACCTGCCACCTTTTGCACGCTGATGAACGAGATTCTACACCCCTACTTGGACCAGTTCGTAGTAGTGTACTTAGATGACATAGTCGTCTATAGTAGCACTTTGCAGGAACATGTGGAGCACTTGAAGAAAGTCTTCAAAGCCTTGCGAGATAACCAGCTTTATGTCAAGCGGGAGAAGTGCGAGTTTGCCCAACCCAAGATACACTTCTTGGGCGATATGATCAGCCAAGGCGAACTTCGGATGGACCAGTCAAAGGTAAAGGCAATCCAGGATTGGGAAGCGCCTGCCAAGGTGACCGAGCTACGTTCATTTCTTGGACTTGCTAATTATTATCGCAGGTTCATTAGTTGATACTCCGCTATAGCCGCCCCACTGACCGAGCTGCTGAAGAAGAACAGGCCATGGGTGTGGAGCGAGGAGTGCCAACGAGCATTTGAAGGTCTTAAGGCTGCGGTTATTGAAGAACCAGTCTTGATGCTGCCCGATTTTACAAAGACCTTCGAGATCCATACGGATGCTTCGGATTTTGCCATTGGGGGAGTCTTGATGCAGGAGAAACACCCCATAGCATTTGAAAGCCAGAAGTTAAATGAAGCTGAACGACGGTACACTCTGCTGGAGAAGGAGATGACGGCCATTGTGCATTGTCTACGCacatggagacactatctactAGGCTCCAAATTTGTAGTGAAAACTGACAACGTTGCCACTAGCTATTTTCAGTCGCAAAAGAAGATCACACCAAAGCAAGCTCGTTGGCAGGATTTCTTGGCAGAATTTGACTACAACTTGGAGTACAAACCAGGAAAGGGCAATGTGGTAGTCGATGCATTGAGCAGGAAGACTGATTTAGCGGCCATCTCCTCAGTCCGTAGTGAATTCCAAGGCGCAATCAAAGATGGTATGCAACGCGATCCGGAAGCCAAGAAGATTATGCAGCTGGCTGCTCAAGGCCAAACCAAACGGTTTTGGGTAGAAGACGGATTCTTGCTTACCACTGGACGGAGAGTTTATGTACCAAAGTTTGGATTCATCAGGCGGCGTATTATCAAAGAAAGCCACGACACTCCGTGGGCTGGGCATCAAGGACAGAAGAGAACGAGGGCATTAGTGGAGGCCTTCTATTTCTGGCCACGTATGCGGGAAGAGATCGAGCAGTATGTGCAGACTTGTCTTGTGTGCCAGCAAGAAAAGGTAGAGCGAAGGCAACCAGGAGGGCTGTTGGAGCCACTACCCGTAGCTGATCGTCCGTGGGAGAGCATATCTATGGACTTCATCATTTCTTTGCCAAAGTCAAACGGGTTTGGCACTATTATGGTCGTAGTGGATAGATTTTCCAAATATGCTACATTCATGCCTGCCACAGCCGGTTGTACTTCTAAGGAAGTTGCACAATTGTTCTTCAAAAATGTAGTGAAATATTGGGGGCTGCCGAGGTTCATCATCAGCGATCGGGATCCTTGTTTCACTGGGAACTTTTGGAGTGAACTCTTTGAAATTCTGGGTTCAAATCTTCACTTTTCCACCAGTTTCCACCCCCAAACTGACGGCCAGACCGAACGCGTCAACGCTTTGTTGGAGTGCTATCTTAGGCACTATGTCAGTGC comes from Solanum pennellii chromosome 1, SPENNV200 and encodes:
- the LOC107023836 gene encoding LOW QUALITY PROTEIN: uncharacterized protein LOC107023836 (The sequence of the model RefSeq protein was modified relative to this genomic sequence to represent the inferred CDS: substituted 1 base at 1 genomic stop codon); this translates as MTNEGHSSGNTPVVRQDGGKKNKKGKNKQKGNEPNLPIPPPGDLPPSDPPPSDPTPSDGRTSLPPAIVDGSDDDNGEYVVDVTIGHEWIASVEMARQAVEILGQRLNGLDRSFKDLEEHALEEVEDIRKELEVRKRTELAMKETITSLEFRFLDALGTIETLKNKVETLEEEREVGASTSLGQERETRVEVPKPPIFKGVRDALEVGNFLWHLENYFKCNRLRSDVNKINTAVLYLSDVAMLWWKRKDAEIERGTGTINTWEQFLEEFKKAFFPNNAVYEMKRKLRELKQTGSIRAYVKEFTILTLQIPQLTEDDMLFTFMDGLQNWARTELERRQVKTIDEAITQAETLTDFKHDRLDKAKGKEARGSQAKGGGDRGQGRELSAQPKQHDTPKPDGRRFERQKYSEKRTQSSKGDGCYICGGPHGYARCPEMKSLGAIVHERKEKEAQDKAKPADTTQLGMVGICGAIAKQADKPGDFSTQYVDISINGQQFRAMVDSGAEANIMTKAAEEKLGLKIVPSNNRLKTVNAPPTPVCGVAHGVSITLGRWKGKTNFTVAPLYICDVILGQEFFQRCHTMIDPYLQQLMVIEGEGSCMVPLVKVPKKDGYAQLSAMQIVKGLKKGAPTFLATIASSGEDHGAMEPLPPIIETVLEENSDVMLEELPKTLPPRREELRKQLKELLEAGHIRPSKAPYGAPVLFQKKKDGSMRLCIDCRALNKITIRNKYPIPLIADLFDRLGEAKYFTKMDLRKGYYQVRIAEGDEPKTTCVTRYRAFERLVMPFGLTNTPATFCTLMNEILHPYLDQFVVVYLDDIVVYSSTLQEHVEHLKKVFKALRDNQLYVKREKCEFAQPKIHFLGDMISQGELRMDQSKVKAIQDWEAPAKVTELRSFLGLANYYRRFISXYSAIAAPLTELLKKNRPWVWSEECQRAFEGLKAAVIEEPVLMLPDFTKTFEIHTDASDFAIGGVLMQEKHPIAFESQKLNEAERRYTLLEKEMTAIVHCLRTWRHYLLGSKFVVKTDNVATSYFQSQKKITPKQARWQDFLAEFDYNLEYKPGKGNVVVDALSRKTDLAAISSVRSEFQGAIKDGMQRDPEAKKIMQLAAQGQTKRFWVEDGFLLTTGRRVYVPKFGFIRRRIIKESHDTPWAGHQGQKRTRALVEAFYFWPRMREEIEQYVQTCLVCQQEKVERRQPGGLLEPLPVADRPWESISMDFIISLPKSNGFGTIMVVVDRFSKYATFMPATAGCTSKEVAQLFFKNVVKYWGLPRFIISDRDPCFTGNFWSELFEILGSNLHFSTSFHPQTDGQTERVNALLECYLRHYVSAHQKDWAKLLDMAQFSYNLQRSESTGRTPFELATGQQPQTPHSLPTLFEGKSLGAYNLSKGWEDQLDLAKSYLDKAERRMKKFADRKRRPTNYKEGDMVLVKFNPRQFKTLRGMHHKLVRKYEGPFKIVAKVGKISYKLELPPLLRIHPVFHASVLKPYHEDKDDPNWNKSQRAPITVTASHDREIDTIIDYQAKRKRGQQASAMFLVHWKGQTPEEATWEKYEDLWQFKDKIQEFLQQCVAVVASLGGGDCDVLPFIQAERHQSRRLAACTKGQAVQTGQQGQAFKQAAVTAVSAVSAVTTVTAVTAGEEAAVSSLGEACSRPLGVGAD